A window of the Methanoregula sp. genome harbors these coding sequences:
- a CDS encoding FAD-dependent oxidoreductase has product MTIAILGGGLSGLALARLLHEKGNDVVVLEAEPAYGGLCRSKNEQGFTFDIGGSHIIFSRDAEVLAFMRRMIAGNEQRNNRNTKIFYKDQYVKYPFENGLSDLPQDDRFFCINEFVKTHVAVEKGELPVPGNFREWIYYTFGKGIAECYMIPYNEKIWKFPTEKMSLHWVDGRIPRPPVEDVIKSAIGISTEGYTHQSVFSYPLDGGIEALVSAIAEPIRDRLRTGFCVTSVRKKAGHFEISNGRDVIIADQCISTIPVQNLFSALNSVPAKVKVACTSLRYNALVCVNIGIRGAVPDISWLYIPEIALGMTNRISFPSNYSAHGAPEGCGSVLAEITHLPGDEVSRMNDEEIIAPVIKTLEAMHILKKEQIVYTSVERQPYAYVVYDLDYQKNIAVVKDYCTSIGIPLVGRFSQFEYLNMDGCLRSVMDFVARQRDF; this is encoded by the coding sequence GTGACAATAGCAATTCTTGGCGGCGGACTTTCAGGACTCGCACTTGCCCGCCTCCTGCATGAGAAAGGCAACGATGTGGTTGTCCTTGAAGCGGAACCTGCGTATGGCGGGCTCTGCCGTTCAAAAAACGAACAGGGATTCACGTTCGATATTGGCGGGTCGCATATCATTTTCTCGCGGGATGCTGAAGTGCTCGCGTTCATGCGTCGGATGATTGCCGGAAACGAACAGCGCAATAATCGCAATACCAAGATTTTTTATAAAGACCAGTACGTCAAATACCCGTTTGAGAATGGCCTTTCTGACCTTCCGCAGGATGACCGGTTCTTCTGCATCAATGAGTTTGTAAAAACCCATGTCGCTGTTGAAAAAGGCGAATTGCCGGTACCAGGGAATTTCCGGGAATGGATTTACTATACGTTTGGAAAAGGGATTGCCGAATGTTATATGATCCCATACAATGAAAAGATCTGGAAGTTTCCCACAGAGAAGATGTCCCTGCACTGGGTGGACGGGCGTATTCCCCGCCCCCCTGTCGAGGATGTAATAAAATCAGCCATCGGCATTTCAACAGAAGGTTATACCCACCAGTCGGTTTTTTCCTATCCGCTGGATGGAGGTATTGAAGCACTTGTCAGTGCTATCGCTGAGCCGATTCGGGATCGCCTACGAACCGGGTTCTGCGTTACATCGGTGCGGAAAAAAGCCGGGCATTTCGAGATCAGTAATGGCCGTGACGTCATTATAGCAGATCAGTGCATATCTACAATACCCGTACAGAATCTTTTTTCTGCCCTCAACAGCGTCCCGGCAAAGGTAAAAGTAGCGTGTACTTCCCTCAGGTACAATGCACTTGTCTGTGTGAATATTGGGATACGGGGAGCAGTACCGGATATATCCTGGCTCTATATTCCGGAGATCGCACTGGGCATGACCAACCGCATCTCGTTCCCGTCCAATTACAGTGCCCACGGAGCCCCCGAAGGCTGCGGATCGGTGCTTGCCGAGATCACGCACCTGCCGGGCGATGAAGTGTCCCGCATGAATGATGAAGAGATCATTGCCCCGGTAATAAAGACATTAGAGGCAATGCACATCCTGAAAAAAGAACAGATTGTCTATACCTCGGTAGAACGCCAGCCATATGCTTACGTGGTCTACGATCTGGATTACCAGAAAAATATTGCCGTAGTTAAGGACTATTGCACATCGATAGGTATCCCCTTAGTCGGCAGGTTCTCACAATTTGAGTATCTCAATATGGACGGCTGCCTCCGCAGTGTTATGGATTTTGTTGCACGGCAACGGGATTTCTGA
- a CDS encoding glycosyltransferase translates to MISVIIPTFNEEENIAQCLVSLSHQDIPRTDYEIIVVDGGSKDTTCEIAKKYADRVFTQTSKKVGGARNDGVREAKGDIVATTDADCILPPHWIKNLAEDFKDPNVVQVYGPVYPIEEGIGNGFSLLLANTFARIGYYSKTFYYTLGCNTAFRKDAFIKAGMYRCIDAGDDLEIAMRMKDEGKILFDNRLKVGFSMRRYQKFGTLQSLYEWVYIVSKGGESEKYSYSQKKYK, encoded by the coding sequence ATGATATCAGTCATCATTCCCACGTTTAACGAAGAGGAGAATATCGCCCAGTGCCTCGTCTCGCTGTCACATCAGGATATCCCGAGAACCGATTACGAGATCATTGTTGTTGATGGTGGTTCAAAAGATACAACCTGTGAGATTGCAAAAAAGTATGCCGACAGGGTATTCACCCAGACCAGCAAAAAAGTGGGGGGAGCCCGCAATGACGGGGTCAGGGAAGCGAAAGGTGATATTGTCGCAACAACGGATGCAGATTGCATACTTCCTCCGCACTGGATCAAAAACCTTGCAGAGGATTTCAAGGATCCCAATGTTGTGCAGGTCTATGGTCCGGTGTATCCCATCGAAGAAGGCATAGGAAACGGTTTCTCGCTCCTGCTTGCCAATACCTTTGCCCGCATCGGCTATTACAGCAAAACCTTTTACTATACACTTGGATGCAACACCGCATTTCGAAAAGATGCTTTCATCAAAGCTGGCATGTATCGCTGCATTGATGCCGGTGATGATCTGGAGATCGCGATGCGGATGAAAGATGAGGGAAAGATCCTTTTTGACAACCGGCTCAAGGTGGGCTTTTCCATGCGGAGATACCAGAAATTCGGCACCCTCCAATCCCTTTACGAATGGGTTTATATTGTATCCAAAGGGGGAGAATCCGAAAAATATTCTTATTCCCAGAAAAAATACAAATGA
- a CDS encoding PaaI family thioesterase, giving the protein MPTADQPDIKKEHEMRRITAFNDSPFAQLLNMSVTEAHDGYARVVMDCCQILNPHDVAHGGAIFAIADQAFGIAANCGNIDRVAVSVHIQYIAPATGTLVAIAKRVADNGRYSTFRVMVYEGERIIAEFDGVAIQVSPSPS; this is encoded by the coding sequence ATGCCAACAGCAGATCAACCCGATATAAAAAAAGAGCATGAAATGCGCCGGATCACCGCATTCAACGACAGCCCTTTTGCACAGTTGCTCAACATGAGCGTCACAGAAGCTCATGATGGTTATGCCCGTGTTGTGATGGATTGCTGCCAAATCTTAAACCCGCATGACGTAGCGCACGGGGGCGCAATATTTGCAATTGCTGATCAGGCATTTGGTATTGCCGCAAACTGCGGAAACATTGACCGGGTTGCCGTGTCTGTGCACATCCAGTATATCGCACCTGCAACAGGTACTCTTGTTGCAATCGCAAAACGAGTTGCAGATAACGGCAGGTACTCCACATTCCGGGTGATGGTCTATGAAGGTGAACGTATAATTGCTGAATTTGATGGGGTAGCAATCCAGGTTAGTCCCTCTCCATCGTAA
- a CDS encoding YkgJ family cysteine cluster protein, whose product MDYQITEDEPCEQCGLCCRIFGPGITPTVPNVYIWMEQERTDILRWFIAYMERGTPINCTDLVAEDLGTIVSIEMRNPDTGEYVTVCPFLRRVAKERYLCGIHLVKPDMCCTYQPWIWGETYFNRCKGLAKTSHSGRWQL is encoded by the coding sequence ATGGATTACCAAATTACCGAAGATGAACCCTGTGAGCAGTGTGGACTCTGCTGCCGGATTTTCGGTCCCGGTATTACACCGACAGTGCCGAATGTATATATCTGGATGGAGCAGGAGCGAACTGATATCCTGCGCTGGTTTATTGCGTATATGGAGAGAGGCACACCAATAAACTGTACCGACCTTGTGGCTGAAGACCTTGGGACAATTGTCTCAATAGAAATGCGCAATCCCGACACCGGTGAGTATGTCACTGTCTGTCCTTTCCTGCGTCGCGTAGCAAAAGAGCGATATCTCTGCGGCATCCATCTGGTGAAACCCGACATGTGCTGTACCTATCAGCCCTGGATCTGGGGTGAGACATACTTCAACCGGTGCAAGGGTCTGGCAAAAACCAGCCATAGTGGCAGATGGCAGCTCTGA
- a CDS encoding GNAT family N-acetyltransferase: protein MVDITARLYAEVFTADEPTTRWHGVVLEEFLPFARRYVQYCATSGLSFIARDNTSGKTIGFIFCTDLTTNLEALGPEMSAFLSHFDATIQLIETLEAQYLNIGIVEPGQILHIYQLGVCRKARGKSVSAVLIQRVLDFARERGYRTIVADCTGSVSRHSFENCGFENAGSLTYADFLFQGIAFFDGLEGEISLMVRNI from the coding sequence ATGGTTGATATAACCGCCCGTCTTTATGCGGAGGTTTTTACTGCGGACGAACCCACTACCCGATGGCATGGGGTAGTACTGGAGGAATTTTTACCCTTTGCCCGGCGCTATGTACAGTATTGCGCAACCAGCGGTTTGAGTTTCATTGCCCGGGATAATACATCCGGAAAGACGATTGGGTTCATTTTCTGCACGGATCTCACTACGAATCTGGAAGCACTCGGACCTGAAATGAGCGCATTTCTCTCCCACTTTGATGCAACGATCCAGCTTATCGAAACACTGGAAGCACAGTATCTTAACATCGGAATCGTAGAACCGGGCCAAATCCTGCATATCTACCAGCTGGGCGTGTGCCGGAAAGCGAGGGGGAAGTCGGTATCTGCTGTTCTCATCCAACGGGTACTTGATTTTGCCCGGGAACGGGGATACCGGACAATCGTTGCGGACTGTACCGGGTCGGTATCCCGCCATTCGTTTGAGAACTGTGGATTTGAAAACGCCGGTTCTCTTACCTATGCAGATTTCCTTTTCCAGGGCATCGCATTCTTCGATGGGCTGGAAGGAGAAATTTCCCTGATGGTTCGGAATATCTGA
- a CDS encoding SpoIIE family protein phosphatase: MGSRERTIQGEIIDFLPDATFVIDGDGKVIAWNRAMEVMTGVPAQSMIGKGNYEYALPFYGERKPMLANLIFMPEVEIEKRYDTVEKIGDTLVVDIFIPTFRPGGVYFWAKASPLFDPQGNISGAIETIRDISDRKRAEQEMERTHQRMAEIIDFLPDATFVIDGDGKVIAWNRAMEVMTGVPAQSMIGKGNYEYALPFYGERKPMLANLIFMPEVEIEQRYDTVEKIGDTLVVDIFIPTFRPGGVYFWAKASPLFDPQGNISGAIETIRDISDRKRAEQEITRSRQSLEEIISFLPDATFVINREGIVITWNRAMEELTGVSAQSMMGKGDYEYALPFYGEKKPMLANLILMPEADVENLYTHVQREGDTLVVDTFIPKLGESGRFFWAKASPLYDPQGNITGAIETIRDITERREMEGRLARSKAELQIAAEIQQSFLPEVIPQITGFDIAAKSVMAKEVGGDFFDVIPFEIIPLEKGTLGIIIADVSGKGVPAALFMALSRIVVRVNALWHRDPARAIFDANNVIAQDSKAGMFVTLFYGTLSEKNRTLTYVNAGHNPPVVFRNKDGSLEELMPTGIVLGAVEHREYFSRTIDIGPDDIIVMYTDGITESINAREEMFGEERLYTIIKKSARLPAREILADILEAVQQFTGDVPQFDDITLMVIKGV; the protein is encoded by the coding sequence ATGGGATCACGGGAAAGAACAATTCAGGGAGAGATCATCGACTTTTTACCGGATGCCACGTTTGTGATTGATGGCGATGGGAAAGTGATTGCATGGAACCGGGCCATGGAGGTGATGACCGGTGTACCTGCACAATCTATGATCGGGAAAGGGAATTACGAATATGCCCTCCCGTTTTATGGCGAACGCAAACCTATGCTGGCAAACCTCATCTTCATGCCGGAAGTGGAGATCGAGAAACGGTATGACACGGTTGAGAAAATTGGTGATACGTTAGTCGTAGATATTTTCATCCCGACATTCCGTCCCGGGGGTGTATATTTCTGGGCTAAAGCAAGCCCCCTATTTGATCCGCAGGGCAATATCTCCGGCGCAATTGAAACGATCCGGGATATCTCTGACCGGAAACGGGCAGAGCAGGAGATGGAGAGAACCCACCAGAGAATGGCGGAGATCATCGACTTTTTGCCGGATGCCACGTTTGTGATCGATGGCGATGGGAAAGTGATTGCATGGAACCGGGCCATGGAGGTGATGACTGGTGTACCTGCACAATCTATGATCGGGAAAGGGAATTACGAATATGCCCTCCCGTTTTATGGCGAGCGCAAACCTATGCTGGCAAACCTCATCTTCATGCCGGAAGTGGAGATCGAGCAACGGTATGACACGGTTGAGAAGATTGGTGATACGTTAGTCGTAGATATTTTCATCCCGACATTCCGTCCCGGGGGTGTATATTTCTGGGCTAAAGCAAGCCCGCTGTTTGATCCGCAGGGCAATATCTCCGGCGCAATTGAAACGATCCGGGATATCTCTGACCGGAAACGGGCAGAGCAGGAAATCACCCGCTCCCGGCAGAGTCTTGAAGAGATCATCAGTTTTTTACCGGATGCCACGTTTGTCATCAACCGTGAGGGCATTGTCATAACATGGAACCGGGCCATGGAAGAGCTGACAGGAGTGTCTGCCCAATCCATGATGGGAAAGGGGGATTATGAATATGCCCTCCCGTTTTATGGTGAGAAAAAACCCATGCTGGCCAATCTGATTCTCATGCCCGAAGCTGATGTAGAGAACCTGTATACGCATGTGCAGCGGGAAGGTGATACACTTGTGGTGGACACGTTCATCCCGAAACTGGGAGAATCGGGACGTTTTTTCTGGGCCAAGGCAAGCCCGCTTTATGATCCCCAGGGTAATATTACCGGGGCTATTGAAACAATCCGTGATATTACCGAACGACGTGAGATGGAAGGACGCCTTGCCCGTTCGAAAGCCGAGCTCCAGATCGCAGCAGAGATCCAGCAGAGTTTCCTCCCCGAAGTTATCCCCCAGATCACCGGTTTTGATATCGCTGCAAAAAGTGTGATGGCAAAGGAGGTGGGCGGTGATTTCTTTGATGTGATACCGTTTGAGATCATCCCGCTGGAAAAAGGAACCCTCGGGATCATTATTGCAGATGTATCCGGAAAAGGAGTACCGGCTGCGCTGTTCATGGCATTATCCCGGATTGTGGTAAGAGTGAATGCTCTCTGGCACCGCGACCCGGCCCGGGCTATCTTTGATGCAAATAATGTCATTGCGCAGGATTCCAAGGCCGGCATGTTTGTCACCCTCTTTTACGGCACGCTTTCTGAAAAAAACCGGACCCTGACCTACGTCAATGCAGGGCATAATCCCCCGGTGGTATTCAGGAACAAGGATGGATCCTTAGAAGAACTCATGCCCACGGGAATTGTGCTGGGTGCTGTTGAGCACCGTGAATATTTTTCCCGGACTATCGATATTGGACCGGACGATATCATTGTCATGTATACCGATGGTATTACCGAATCGATCAATGCACGGGAAGAGATGTTTGGTGAAGAGAGATTGTATACCATTATAAAAAAGAGCGCCCGGTTGCCTGCGCGTGAAATCCTGGCAGATATCCTTGAAGCGGTACAACAGTTCACCGGTGATGTGCCCCAGTTCGATGACATCACCCTGATGGTGATAAAAGGGGTTTGA
- a CDS encoding PAS domain S-box protein, which produces MISVLYVDDEPDLLDIGKIFLEQSGEFSVTTLTSAPEGLALLQRETFDVIISDYQMPEMDGILFLQEVRSRMADLPFILFTGRGREEIVIQAINNGVDFYMQKGGDPKSQFAELAHKIRHSIRSRKAERSLNARITLIQSIAEISTKFIYVPSDSMDDLILHALKEVGKLCSADRSYIIQWDSPAQASASMTHEWNNQGILPEKVNSQHLSLQEIRWFMDPLSQKKIVHIPRLKDIPDIPALGKERLLRQKEQTLIQVPLFTEDTFIGLLGLSSIQKEAVWTEEDIDILKIFSEVITNALVRRRAENELRQSEILYRTIFENNGNPVVIVEEDTTISLVNQKFEKLIGFSKKEIEGKKSWTDFVANPEDLQRMNEYHRLRRINPSLAPPVYESRLKDREGTVRDVIISVTMIPETQQSLLAVVDITDRKEAERAVKESENLYRTVFESTGNASIIIAEDTTIIQANSVWASLTGLPRQEQTGRSWTEFIHPDDVDLMKKHHYQRRIDPTKPPKKYEARLIDVNHTVHDCIIHVDLIPGTTTSIASIVDITDRKQAELAIRESENFYRTLFETTGAATIIIEKDTTISLANSGFARLSGYSKEELEGKRSWTEFVVKEDLERMKKYHYDRRNDPLSAPGIYDFRFIDRYGTIKYCFNNVAVIPGTTKSVASVVDINDRVMAEQDLLKKNEELNAAYEELTVTEEELRQNLAEISKTDQR; this is translated from the coding sequence ATGATTTCAGTGCTCTATGTTGACGATGAACCAGACCTCTTGGATATTGGAAAAATTTTCCTGGAACAATCCGGGGAATTTTCCGTCACCACACTGACATCTGCCCCGGAAGGACTGGCACTCTTACAACGCGAAACATTTGATGTGATCATCTCTGATTACCAGATGCCTGAAATGGATGGAATTTTGTTTTTACAAGAAGTTCGATCCCGCATGGCCGATCTCCCGTTCATTCTCTTCACCGGACGAGGAAGGGAAGAGATTGTAATCCAGGCAATTAATAACGGGGTTGATTTCTATATGCAAAAAGGCGGGGATCCCAAAAGCCAGTTTGCTGAACTGGCGCATAAAATAAGGCACTCCATCCGTAGCAGGAAAGCAGAGCGATCCCTCAATGCACGAATCACCTTAATCCAGAGTATCGCAGAAATCTCAACCAAATTCATCTATGTCCCCTCTGATTCGATGGATGATCTGATCCTTCATGCGTTAAAAGAAGTCGGCAAGCTCTGTTCTGCAGATCGCAGTTACATCATCCAGTGGGATAGTCCGGCACAGGCTTCAGCGTCAATGACCCATGAATGGAATAATCAGGGAATACTTCCTGAAAAAGTAAATAGTCAGCATCTCTCCCTGCAGGAGATTCGCTGGTTCATGGACCCGTTAAGCCAGAAAAAAATTGTTCATATTCCCCGACTGAAGGATATACCGGATATTCCTGCATTGGGAAAAGAGCGGCTTTTACGGCAGAAGGAACAGACTCTCATCCAGGTGCCCCTTTTTACGGAAGATACCTTTATCGGGCTGCTGGGACTGTCATCGATACAAAAAGAAGCTGTGTGGACCGAAGAGGATATTGATATTTTAAAAATTTTTTCTGAAGTTATTACCAATGCTCTCGTTCGCCGCAGGGCAGAAAATGAACTCCGTCAATCTGAGATCCTGTACCGGACAATTTTTGAAAATAATGGAAATCCCGTAGTGATTGTTGAGGAAGATACTACAATCTCTCTCGTCAATCAAAAATTTGAGAAATTAATAGGATTCAGCAAGAAAGAAATAGAAGGCAAAAAAAGCTGGACCGACTTTGTGGCAAATCCAGAAGATCTTCAGAGGATGAACGAGTACCACCGCCTGCGCAGGATCAACCCGTCACTGGCACCTCCCGTTTATGAGAGCCGGTTAAAAGATCGCGAGGGGACCGTCAGGGATGTCATTATTTCAGTTACAATGATTCCGGAGACGCAGCAGAGTCTCCTTGCTGTAGTGGATATCACTGATCGCAAAGAGGCAGAGCGGGCAGTTAAGGAATCTGAAAACCTGTATCGCACGGTCTTTGAATCTACCGGCAACGCATCGATTATCATTGCCGAAGATACCACGATTATTCAGGCAAATTCCGTCTGGGCATCGTTAACCGGGCTTCCCCGACAGGAACAAACCGGCAGGAGCTGGACGGAGTTCATTCATCCGGATGATGTGGATCTGATGAAAAAACATCATTATCAGAGAAGAATTGATCCGACCAAGCCTCCAAAAAAATACGAAGCCCGGTTAATCGATGTCAACCATACTGTTCATGATTGTATCATTCATGTAGACCTTATCCCCGGTACAACTACCAGTATTGCATCCATTGTGGACATTACTGATCGCAAACAGGCAGAACTGGCGATCCGGGAATCAGAAAATTTTTACCGGACCCTCTTTGAAACAACCGGGGCAGCCACCATCATCATCGAAAAAGACACAACCATCTCCCTTGCCAACTCAGGATTTGCCCGGTTATCAGGATATTCCAAAGAAGAACTGGAGGGAAAGCGGAGCTGGACGGAATTTGTGGTAAAAGAAGATCTTGAGCGGATGAAAAAGTACCATTATGACCGGCGCAATGATCCCCTCTCCGCACCGGGAATCTACGACTTCAGGTTTATCGACCGGTATGGCACGATCAAATATTGTTTCAATAATGTTGCTGTTATACCCGGAACAACAAAAAGTGTTGCATCAGTTGTCGACATCAATGACCGTGTTATGGCCGAACAGGATCTGCTCAAAAAGAACGAAGAGCTCAATGCAGCCTATGAAGAACTGACCGTCACGGAAGAAGAGTTGCGCCAGAATCTTGCTGAGATCAGTAAAACTGATCAGAGATAA
- a CDS encoding Hsp20/alpha crystallin family protein: protein MVRRFHRSIYDELDELKASMDYLFQLALEPTDNPLLPAEEQTEIVCQYPHNLNAEVTEYDDEVMVTVDMIPGIDTTVISVNLIDPTTLKISCDRQEDESKRYDGYYQSEQRSFSLHHIISLPVSVTKNGARTTLKNGVLDLQLKKLTP from the coding sequence ATGGTACGACGTTTTCACAGATCAATCTATGATGAACTCGATGAACTAAAAGCATCCATGGACTACCTGTTCCAGCTTGCTCTTGAACCAACTGATAACCCGCTGTTACCTGCAGAAGAACAAACTGAGATCGTGTGCCAGTACCCGCATAACCTGAATGCGGAAGTGACAGAGTACGATGATGAAGTGATGGTGACCGTGGATATGATCCCGGGAATTGATACAACGGTAATCTCTGTAAACCTTATAGACCCCACAACTTTGAAAATTTCCTGCGATCGACAGGAAGATGAGTCAAAGAGGTATGACGGATACTACCAATCCGAGCAGCGATCCTTTTCCCTGCACCATATCATATCGCTACCCGTATCAGTTACAAAGAACGGGGCAAGGACCACTCTGAAAAATGGCGTGCTGGATCTTCAACTGAAGAAATTAACGCCATAA
- a CDS encoding AI-2E family transporter — protein sequence MIMFPAAMSRTERVVLFIALIFIIIIAVKMTAFIVTIFIMALILALLALPGLFWLKNKGLSDFHAVLILTAGATLVVLGFIFLTILSFHTLLADLPLYQAELNLRLQEISAILSSMGISSITNGTPTINLSDILSMGLVGAMSIVEGIMFLFFVGVTTFFMLLDAPNISARLEQRFGKDSETMQQFSRMTGYIIDFIVVRTETNFVHGCLFGSFLGIMGVHGAILWGVLTFLLGYIPYFGLVIAAVPAIFFAWIQFGIPGAVAVIAAVCVLNLIVENPVYSYLAARKFDMPALIVIVSVIFWGWLLGLVGMLFAIPITLLVLLFFQMCDDLRWINIVLGVGHLFDEIGGGKEVKAPPAQKN from the coding sequence ATGATTATGTTTCCCGCAGCCATGTCGCGGACCGAGCGCGTTGTGCTCTTCATCGCACTCATCTTTATCATAATCATTGCCGTAAAGATGACTGCATTCATTGTCACCATTTTTATAATGGCACTCATCCTTGCTCTCCTTGCTTTGCCAGGTCTGTTCTGGTTGAAAAATAAAGGGCTGTCAGATTTTCATGCAGTGCTGATCCTCACTGCTGGTGCAACACTTGTAGTACTTGGTTTCATTTTCTTAACCATCCTGTCTTTCCATACTCTTCTTGCGGATCTTCCCCTCTACCAGGCAGAGCTCAATCTCCGTCTCCAGGAGATCTCGGCCATCCTCTCATCCATGGGCATCTCCAGTATCACAAACGGAACTCCGACCATCAATCTCAGTGATATCCTGTCCATGGGACTTGTCGGGGCTATGAGTATAGTTGAAGGGATTATGTTCCTCTTCTTTGTCGGGGTAACTACTTTTTTTATGCTGCTCGATGCCCCGAACATATCTGCACGCCTCGAACAGAGATTCGGAAAAGATTCGGAAACAATGCAGCAGTTCTCCCGTATGACTGGTTATATTATTGATTTCATTGTCGTCAGAACTGAAACGAACTTTGTCCATGGATGTCTTTTTGGCAGTTTTTTAGGCATTATGGGAGTCCATGGAGCAATCCTGTGGGGAGTTCTGACTTTTCTTCTTGGATATATCCCCTATTTCGGCCTCGTAATCGCTGCTGTGCCAGCCATCTTTTTTGCCTGGATCCAGTTTGGTATACCGGGCGCAGTCGCCGTAATTGCCGCAGTCTGCGTACTAAACCTGATTGTGGAAAATCCGGTTTATTCCTATCTTGCGGCACGCAAATTCGATATGCCGGCTCTTATTGTCATCGTATCGGTGATCTTCTGGGGCTGGCTGCTGGGTCTCGTGGGCATGCTATTTGCCATTCCGATAACCCTGCTGGTCCTGCTGTTTTTCCAGATGTGCGATGATCTCCGATGGATCAATATCGTTCTTGGTGTCGGTCACCTCTTTGATGAGATAGGGGGTGGAAAAGAGGTAAAAGCGCCCCCTGCTCAAAAAAACTGA
- a CDS encoding phage holin family protein — protein sequence MDSSAGIDDPSIESEFARTFRYIDLYFQQKTDLFLQHYVFEPFDFLFKRTMYLSVIITLLAAGTLALVLGMILLLSVFVPLWAALLITGAVLFALGGIIAYIVLSNKIILKTPTAETISHGKP from the coding sequence ATGGACTCATCCGCCGGCATCGATGATCCGTCGATAGAATCAGAATTTGCCAGAACATTCAGGTACATCGATCTATACTTCCAGCAAAAAACTGACCTGTTCCTGCAGCACTATGTGTTCGAACCGTTTGACTTTCTGTTCAAACGGACCATGTATCTGTCAGTAATTATCACATTGCTTGCAGCAGGTACTCTGGCTCTCGTACTGGGAATGATCCTCCTCCTCTCCGTATTTGTCCCTCTCTGGGCAGCCCTCCTGATCACGGGAGCGGTACTATTTGCATTGGGCGGAATTATCGCGTATATTGTCCTATCGAATAAAATCATATTAAAGACCCCGACTGCGGAGACGATTAGCCATGGAAAACCGTAA
- a CDS encoding DUF883 C-terminal domain-containing protein, with product MSNDTADKTITVGVPSADSYKIQTAEALEEAARKLRNADISIKGEDVRHILTDVESRVNQLKTEVSAGYEKIEADYHKKVEPVEHIIIEHPIPAVLIAAGIGFLIGVLIFKSRD from the coding sequence GTGTCAAATGATACTGCAGACAAGACAATAACTGTGGGAGTTCCCAGCGCGGACAGTTATAAAATCCAGACCGCAGAAGCACTCGAGGAAGCGGCTCGCAAACTGCGGAATGCTGACATTTCAATAAAAGGCGAGGATGTCAGGCATATCCTCACCGATGTTGAATCCCGGGTAAACCAGCTTAAAACCGAAGTAAGCGCCGGGTATGAAAAAATTGAAGCCGATTATCATAAAAAGGTCGAGCCGGTTGAACATATCATCATCGAGCATCCCATTCCAGCAGTCCTGATCGCGGCCGGTATTGGATTTCTGATCGGTGTGTTGATCTTCAAATCCCGCGACTGA